Genomic DNA from bacterium:
AAGATCATCTTCACTAAGGGTTCCCTTTTTAAAGCGGTCAAATAGACTTCCGGCCAAATAATACCTGGAGATAAATTCCAGGGGGATGAGGTAATTGGTGGTCCTGGAGTTGAGTTTATCATAATCGGGAATAATATCTACCTGCTTAACCCGGATCGAGGTTGGAGAGGTTTGATCAATAAAGTGGGTAGCTATCCCGGACTTCTCAGCGATTTCGAACCAATGAACGGCCGTTCGACATAAGGTCTCAGCCTTATGAGGAATAAGGCTGGGAATGGGTTTGTCAAACACGGATATCCGGTCGCTGAAAGAAAATTCTATCTGCCCCTCACCGAGCTCATAGATATCCTTTACTGATCCTTGATGAATTAACTTTTTCAATTTTGGGTCACCTCCTCATCGGCCATTAGCCAATAGGGTCATTCTCCCTATTGGCTATCGGCTTTTCTTCTCCGCCTCACCAGTCATAGGCACAAAGCGAACCGGGATGACGCTCTTTTGAGTAATCCCCGCCTCGGTCTTTCTGATCAAAAGGAGTTCTTGAAACACCTCGCCCACCGGGATGACCATCCGGCCGCCGATTTTCAACTGATCAATCAGCGGTTGGGGGATATGGTCCGGGGCAGCCGTAACAATAATGGCCTCAAAGGGGGCGACTTCCGACCAGCCTTGATAACCATCTCCACATCGGACCGCTATGTTTTTATAGCCTAACTTGCCCAGCCGCTCTTTAGCCGAGGCAGCTAGTGGTTCCAATATCTCGATGGTGTAGACCTGATCAGAGATCTCGGCCAGGATAGCGGCCTGATAGCCTGAACCTGTCCCAATCTCCAGGACCTTTTCGCCTTTCTTAAGGTTTAGAAGCGCCGTCATTAAGGCCACGATGTAAGGCTGGGAAATAGTTTGCCCCTCGCCAATGGGTAAGGGGCTGTCTTGATAGGCAAGCCTTCTTAAATATTCGGGGACAAATTCGTGTCGCGGAACTTTCCGCATGGCGGCCAGGACTGCCGGGTCAGATACACCCCTGGCTTCAATCTGGTCCCGGACCATATCTTCCCTGAGATTAGTATAAGTTTCTTCCATTTCTACCCCCTTATCTTTTCCGGGTGGAAGACATGCTAAGCTGGATAGTAAAAACAATGATAGGAAAAGTAAACTGAGTCGGTTCATCATAGAATCTCTAAGACAACACGGCCTAGGTTCCTGGCTGGTCTTAAACCCTTGAATCCTCGAACCCAACTAAAACCGCGCCGGAACTTTCGCCAAGCTGGACTATTTCGACCTGTGAAATAGGTTTAAATAAGGAACAAGAAACTTTCCATAGATATAGATAGCTCTACTACTAAAAACAGGCCGCTCCTACGGAGCTGCAAATATATTGCTTTTGCGAAATTACTACAAACAGATTGCTCCTACGGAGCTTTATTCAGGTTAGCTCCAGAGGAGCGACATGTTTGTAGAATATATCTCTCATAACAAATTAGCTCCAGAGGAGCGACCTGTTTATTCTCTTTCTCACCTTCTCACCCTCTATTGGGGGATATTTGTATAAACCTATTTCACAGGTCGGACTATTTTGGAGAACTGATGATAGGTGATCTGGTGGGGCTGGATTTAATCGGAGTGAGTTGACTACCAAACACCTATTACCATAATATTGCCCGCCAATTTCACCCTCACCCTATCCCTCTCCCCTCAAGGGAG
This window encodes:
- a CDS encoding protein-L-isoaspartate(D-aspartate) O-methyltransferase — its product is MEETYTNLREDMVRDQIEARGVSDPAVLAAMRKVPRHEFVPEYLRRLAYQDSPLPIGEGQTISQPYIVALMTALLNLKKGEKVLEIGTGSGYQAAILAEISDQVYTIEILEPLAASAKERLGKLGYKNIAVRCGDGYQGWSEVAPFEAIIVTAAPDHIPQPLIDQLKIGGRMVIPVGEVFQELLLIRKTEAGITQKSVIPVRFVPMTGEAEKKSR